From one Melioribacteraceae bacterium genomic stretch:
- a CDS encoding type I restriction-modification enzyme R subunit C-terminal domain-containing protein, whose protein sequence is MTPEQRARQNIDNQLKSAGWAVQSLKDFNPSSNFGIAVTEYPTQSGNADYLLFVDRKPIGVIEAKAEGKTLSQVHDQTERYATDTLKYIGKKEDLPFQYESTGTETYFTDARDPSPRQREIFHFHKPETLYEMFTQGTSLRSRLKTFPQLNYDGLRQCQIRAINNLENSFAENHPRALVQMATGAGKTFTAITSVYRLLKFARAKRILFLVDTRNLGKQAEQEFQAYKPNDDKRLFTELYNVQRLQSNFIDPSAQVCISTIQRMYSILKGKELDESLEDDSPYESKLIKNKIDEVVYNETVPIETFDFIVIDECHRSIYNLWKQVLDYFDAFMIGLTATPDKRTFAFFNENVVSEYTLKDSISDKVNVGYDVYTIETEITQKGAEIKAKEYVDLRNKQTRKKEWRQLEDEIKYEGTQLDRDIVNPSQIRNIIREFKRIQKDVFFPERDEDKEVPKTLIFAKTDSHAEDIVHIVREEFGEGNDFCKKITYRVQGEDPESVLQQFRTAYNPRIAVTVDMIATGTDVKPIEVLIFMRDVRSRNYFQQMIGRGVRSLSRDDLRKVTNSARVNKERFYIIDAVGVFKSVKVDYPVVDKKPTVPLKDLMKMVMLQPDEETVTSLSSRLTRLAKQISDSDNEKFKELSGGKSIEDVANELADLYDPDFQYDVAVEKFNLPDDAEPTEEQIQSAIQPIIQSSVKPFDNPKLRDFVETVRQKIYQVIDTVNIDKVTFSGFDAQAKENAEAVIGSFRKFIEENKDEIIALKILYSQPERRKELNYKMIRELRDVLNNAPYHLSTEQIWNAYERVYPAKVKGTTAQRMLTDIISLIRFELKIDDMLIPYGDIINRNYRDWMFKKNAGPVQFTNEQVEWLRMIKEHLVTSVRIDKKDFDFSPFVDKGGLGKFWKVFGNETENILEEINEELAA, encoded by the coding sequence ATGACGCCGGAACAAAGAGCACGTCAAAATATTGATAACCAACTTAAATCTGCTGGCTGGGCTGTTCAATCGCTTAAAGATTTTAATCCTTCATCAAACTTTGGAATTGCTGTAACCGAATATCCAACTCAATCCGGTAATGCGGATTATCTTCTCTTCGTTGATCGAAAACCAATTGGAGTTATTGAAGCTAAAGCAGAAGGTAAAACACTTAGTCAAGTCCACGATCAAACCGAAAGATATGCGACCGATACATTAAAGTATATCGGCAAAAAAGAAGATCTTCCTTTTCAATATGAATCAACCGGAACGGAAACTTACTTTACAGATGCTCGTGACCCATCACCAAGGCAGAGAGAAATATTTCACTTCCATAAACCGGAAACTCTCTATGAAATGTTTACTCAAGGTACTTCGCTGCGATCAAGATTAAAAACATTTCCGCAATTAAATTATGATGGTTTACGTCAATGCCAGATTAGGGCTATTAATAATTTAGAAAATTCATTTGCAGAAAATCACCCACGCGCGTTAGTGCAGATGGCAACCGGTGCAGGTAAAACTTTTACGGCAATTACTTCAGTATACAGATTACTAAAATTTGCAAGGGCTAAGAGAATTTTATTCCTTGTCGATACAAGAAATCTAGGCAAACAGGCAGAACAAGAATTCCAGGCATATAAACCAAACGACGATAAAAGATTATTTACCGAACTTTATAATGTGCAGCGACTGCAATCAAATTTTATTGATCCATCCGCGCAAGTATGTATAAGCACAATTCAAAGAATGTATTCAATTCTCAAAGGCAAAGAGCTCGATGAAAGTTTAGAAGATGATTCGCCTTATGAATCCAAACTGATAAAGAATAAAATTGATGAGGTCGTCTATAACGAAACAGTTCCCATAGAGACATTTGACTTCATTGTCATCGATGAATGCCACCGCTCAATTTATAATTTGTGGAAGCAGGTTCTTGACTACTTCGATGCATTTATGATAGGGCTTACAGCGACACCGGATAAAAGAACATTCGCTTTCTTTAATGAAAATGTTGTAAGCGAATATACACTCAAGGACTCCATATCAGATAAAGTAAACGTTGGTTATGATGTCTATACCATTGAGACAGAAATTACTCAGAAAGGTGCTGAGATAAAGGCTAAAGAATATGTTGATTTGCGCAATAAGCAAACCCGCAAAAAAGAATGGCGGCAGCTTGAAGATGAAATAAAATATGAAGGCACTCAGTTAGATAGGGATATAGTTAATCCAAGTCAGATCAGAAATATTATCCGCGAGTTCAAACGAATTCAGAAAGATGTATTCTTCCCGGAACGCGATGAAGACAAGGAAGTACCTAAGACGCTTATCTTCGCTAAAACCGACAGTCACGCAGAAGATATTGTTCATATTGTTAGAGAAGAATTCGGCGAAGGAAATGACTTCTGCAAAAAGATAACATACAGGGTACAAGGAGAAGATCCTGAATCCGTACTTCAACAGTTTAGAACTGCTTATAATCCACGTATAGCCGTTACTGTTGATATGATTGCAACCGGTACGGATGTTAAGCCGATTGAAGTTCTCATTTTTATGCGCGATGTCCGTTCAAGAAATTATTTCCAGCAGATGATAGGTCGTGGTGTTCGATCTCTTTCAAGAGATGATCTAAGAAAAGTTACCAACAGTGCAAGGGTAAATAAAGAACGGTTCTATATAATAGATGCAGTCGGTGTTTTCAAATCTGTTAAAGTTGATTATCCTGTTGTTGATAAAAAACCTACTGTCCCTCTCAAAGATTTAATGAAAATGGTTATGCTGCAGCCGGATGAAGAAACGGTTACTTCACTTTCATCTAGATTAACAAGATTAGCAAAACAAATATCCGATAGTGACAATGAAAAGTTCAAAGAACTAAGCGGCGGTAAATCAATCGAAGATGTAGCAAATGAATTAGCCGACCTTTACGATCCCGATTTTCAATACGATGTTGCTGTTGAGAAATTTAATTTACCTGATGATGCAGAACCAACCGAAGAACAAATTCAATCAGCCATTCAGCCAATCATTCAATCTTCCGTTAAACCATTTGATAACCCAAAGCTTAGAGACTTTGTAGAAACAGTCCGGCAGAAGATTTACCAAGTAATAGATACGGTTAATATTGATAAAGTCACTTTCTCCGGTTTCGATGCGCAGGCAAAAGAAAATGCTGAGGCAGTCATCGGATCTTTCAGAAAGTTTATTGAGGAGAACAAAGATGAAATTATTGCTCTTAAGATTTTATACAGTCAGCCCGAGCGAAGAAAAGAACTCAATTACAAAATGATCAGAGAATTGAGAGATGTTCTTAACAACGCACCTTATCATTTGTCAACCGAACAGATTTGGAATGCATACGAAAGAGTTTATCCGGCAAAAGTAAAAGGAACAACCGCACAGAGAATGTTAACCGATATCATTTCCTTGATCCGTTTTGAACTAAAGATTGATGATATGCTTATACCTTACGGTGATATAATTAACCGCAACTACCGCGATTGGATGTTTAAGAAAAATGCCGGTCCGGTACAGTTTACAAATGAGCAGGTTGAATGGCTGCGTATGATAAAAGAACATCTTGTTACTTCCGTTAGAATAGATAAAAAAGACTTTGACTTCTCGCCGTTTGTTGACAAAGGCGGACTCGGAAAATTCTGGAAGGTATTCGGTAACGAAACCGAAAATATTCTTGAAGAAATAAATGAGGAATTGGCAGCATAA